The proteins below come from a single Arthrobacter crystallopoietes genomic window:
- a CDS encoding ABC transporter substrate-binding protein, which translates to MKRSTYTTMGASLFASALLMTACGNGGGEAGSGESGAAGEMVEIGITQIVSHPSLDASREGFKKALAENGYTEGENVTYDEQNAQGDQATATSIAGKFATDQKDLVLAIATPTAQAAAQAIQDIPILITAVTDPVEAGLVESLEAPGGNITGTSDLNPVEEQLGLLKELVPDAKSVGIVYSSGEVNSQVQVDLAKKVAADMGLEIKEATVSNSSEVQQAAQSLDVDAFYVPTDNNVVSALKSLIGVAESKKIPVIASDAASVEGGAVATEGINYEDLGYQTGMMAIEVLKGKDPASMPIQTASELEVVVNPAAAERMGIEIPASLLESADRVIE; encoded by the coding sequence ATGAAACGGTCAACATACACAACCATGGGCGCCTCGCTGTTCGCCTCGGCGCTGCTGATGACGGCGTGCGGCAACGGCGGCGGCGAGGCCGGATCCGGCGAGAGCGGGGCGGCCGGCGAGATGGTCGAAATCGGCATCACGCAAATTGTTTCCCATCCCTCACTGGACGCGTCGCGGGAGGGCTTCAAGAAGGCCCTGGCCGAGAACGGCTACACCGAGGGTGAAAATGTCACCTACGACGAGCAGAACGCTCAGGGCGACCAGGCTACCGCGACCTCGATTGCCGGCAAGTTTGCCACGGACCAGAAGGATCTTGTCCTCGCGATCGCCACTCCGACTGCCCAGGCGGCCGCGCAGGCCATCCAGGACATCCCCATCCTGATCACTGCCGTCACCGATCCCGTCGAGGCTGGTCTGGTCGAATCGCTGGAGGCTCCCGGGGGCAACATCACCGGGACGAGCGACCTGAATCCCGTGGAGGAACAGCTGGGCCTGCTGAAGGAACTGGTTCCGGACGCCAAGAGCGTGGGCATCGTCTACAGCTCCGGCGAGGTGAACTCGCAGGTCCAGGTCGACCTGGCGAAGAAGGTCGCTGCCGACATGGGCCTTGAAATCAAGGAAGCCACCGTCAGCAACTCCAGCGAGGTCCAGCAGGCCGCGCAGTCCCTGGACGTCGACGCGTTCTATGTCCCGACGGACAACAACGTTGTGTCGGCGCTGAAATCGCTTATCGGCGTTGCGGAATCGAAGAAGATCCCCGTGATCGCCTCGGATGCTGCGAGTGTTGAAGGCGGTGCCGTCGCTACCGAAGGCATCAACTACGAGGACCTGGGTTACCAGACGGGCATGATGGCCATTGAGGTCCTCAAGGGTAAGGACCCTGCGTCCATGCCGATCCAGACGGCCTCCGAGCTGGAAGTTGTCGTCAATCCCGCAGCCGCCGAGCGCATGGGCATCGAGATTCCAGCTTCGCTGCTGGAATCCGCCGACCGCGTCATTGAGTAG